From a single Asticcacaulis sp. MM231 genomic region:
- a CDS encoding YceI family protein — MSDLTPTSYNRYSRYIHWLMAFLILFMVFLGWRFEDKDTLLFNRANLHKSIGILIFLLTFLRVGLRFAYKAPPEPPMPKWQALAAQALHVAFYVVMIALPLSGWLMVSTSAREIPFFGIAWPHLPVPQTHDAHETFEAAHGLIAKLLFYAMIPLHVLAALKHQFVDKDTVVEHMVPGLKPRPILNYRWMLPIGVVALAVALGFGIMRGTPLETGEPAAPPAEVGDASAPAEAAATEFASASASASPSPSPEAVAITTWSVDKSATRIAFSTTFSGEAVNGGFSAYSANIAFDPEQLDKSRVRVTIDLASVNSGDNDRDGTLKSASFFNIASTPKAVFEAASFTKKDATHFVAKGKLTLHGKTQPLSLPFTLTIKDDIATMSGNVDLDRTAFGVGSGEWAATDSIPAKVSVAISLKAKASK, encoded by the coding sequence ATGAGCGACCTGACCCCGACCAGCTATAATCGCTACAGCCGCTATATCCACTGGCTGATGGCCTTTCTGATCCTGTTCATGGTGTTCCTGGGCTGGCGTTTCGAAGACAAGGACACGTTGCTGTTCAATCGCGCCAACCTGCACAAGTCGATCGGCATCCTGATTTTCCTGCTGACCTTTCTCCGTGTAGGTTTGCGTTTCGCCTACAAAGCGCCGCCCGAACCGCCGATGCCAAAATGGCAGGCCCTGGCGGCGCAAGCCCTGCACGTCGCGTTCTACGTTGTCATGATCGCCCTGCCGCTGTCGGGCTGGCTGATGGTCTCGACCTCGGCGCGCGAAATTCCTTTTTTCGGCATAGCTTGGCCGCATCTGCCGGTGCCCCAGACACACGATGCGCATGAAACCTTTGAAGCGGCGCACGGCCTGATCGCCAAGCTGCTGTTCTATGCCATGATCCCGCTGCATGTTCTTGCCGCGCTCAAGCACCAGTTCGTCGACAAGGATACGGTGGTTGAGCATATGGTGCCGGGACTGAAACCTCGCCCGATCCTGAACTATCGCTGGATGCTGCCAATCGGCGTTGTGGCGCTGGCCGTAGCCCTCGGTTTCGGCATCATGCGCGGCACGCCACTGGAAACCGGCGAACCCGCTGCGCCACCCGCAGAAGTGGGAGATGCAAGTGCGCCGGCGGAAGCAGCGGCCACGGAGTTTGCTTCGGCATCTGCCTCAGCCTCACCGTCACCCTCACCGGAAGCGGTGGCGATCACGACCTGGAGCGTCGATAAGTCCGCCACCAGGATCGCCTTCTCAACGACGTTTTCGGGCGAAGCGGTCAATGGTGGATTCAGCGCCTATAGCGCCAATATCGCCTTTGATCCGGAGCAACTCGATAAGTCCCGCGTCAGGGTGACGATTGATCTCGCCTCGGTCAATTCTGGGGATAACGACCGCGATGGCACGCTGAAGAGCGCGTCCTTCTTCAATATCGCAAGCACGCCAAAAGCTGTCTTTGAAGCGGCAAGCTTTACCAAAAAAGATGCGACACATTTTGTCGCCAAGGGCAAACTGACCCTTCACGGCAAAACGCAGCCTCTTAGCCTGCCGTTCACTCTGACCATCAAGGACGATATCGCTACTATGTCTGGCAATGTTGATCTCGATCGCACAGCGTTCGGTGTCGGGTCTGGCGAATGGGCCGCCACGGATTCCATCCCGGCCAAGGTGTCGGTCGCCATCAGCCTGAAAGCCAAAGCGTCTAAATGA
- a CDS encoding acyl-CoA dehydrogenase has protein sequence MTYRPSIKDITFCLDHVIGMSDSYNTSAFPDFDESLRDAVLDAAGQLAGDVLAPLNRVGDLNGTKLDGDRVVVAPGFLDAIKAYAEGGWYGLAADPAFGGQGLPKMLEQACFDMFHGANMAFTLLPTLSQGSIEAIHAHGSQAQKDLFLPKLISGVWCGTMNLTEPGAGSDLAALTTKAEPNGDGTYAITGQKIFITWGEHDGADNIIHLVLARLPDAPKGTRGISLFLCPKYLLDSEGNKGVRNTVKCVGLEHKLGIHASPTCVMSFEGAQAELIGPPNGGLAAMFTMMNAARLAVGFEGVGLADAAWQKAQAYALDRRQGKSLITGQDYAPIYDHPDVRLMLAQMKAKTEAARAICMATAAAIDAAKVDEDNARHKRREDFLVPIAKAWSTDRAVEVASLGVQVHGGMGFIEETGAAQYYRDARIAPIYEGTNGIQAADLVGRKLGSDGVAARELEADIRSFLEINALQADFKAEFELLHAAVTAFSVASDHLLTQKTKAPLDVATGATTYLQLSGDLIGGWLLLKGALVAQSQLATGDAAWLNDRIKLARLFCAHTLSHAPAHLAAIKSGYGALDGLTLSLD, from the coding sequence ATGACTTACCGCCCGAGCATCAAAGACATCACCTTCTGCCTCGATCATGTGATCGGCATGTCGGACAGCTACAACACTTCCGCCTTCCCGGATTTTGACGAATCCCTGCGCGATGCCGTGCTGGACGCCGCCGGTCAATTGGCCGGTGATGTGCTGGCGCCGCTTAATCGTGTCGGCGACCTGAATGGCACAAAGCTTGATGGTGATCGCGTGGTGGTCGCGCCGGGCTTCCTCGACGCCATCAAGGCCTATGCCGAAGGCGGCTGGTATGGCCTGGCGGCCGATCCGGCCTTTGGCGGACAAGGCCTGCCCAAAATGCTCGAACAGGCCTGTTTCGACATGTTCCACGGCGCCAACATGGCCTTCACCCTGCTGCCGACGCTTAGTCAGGGCTCGATCGAAGCCATCCACGCCCACGGATCGCAAGCACAAAAGGACCTCTTCCTGCCCAAACTGATCTCAGGTGTTTGGTGCGGCACCATGAACCTGACCGAACCCGGCGCCGGTTCCGATCTGGCGGCGCTCACCACGAAAGCCGAACCCAATGGCGACGGCACCTACGCCATCACCGGCCAGAAGATCTTCATCACCTGGGGCGAGCATGATGGCGCCGACAACATCATCCATCTGGTGCTGGCGCGCCTGCCCGACGCCCCCAAAGGCACGCGCGGCATCTCGTTGTTTCTGTGCCCGAAATACCTGCTCGATTCCGAAGGCAATAAGGGCGTGCGCAACACGGTCAAGTGCGTCGGGCTGGAGCACAAGCTCGGCATCCATGCCTCACCGACCTGCGTCATGTCGTTTGAAGGCGCGCAAGCCGAACTGATCGGCCCGCCCAATGGTGGCCTCGCTGCCATGTTCACGATGATGAACGCCGCGCGTCTCGCCGTCGGTTTTGAAGGCGTCGGTCTGGCGGATGCGGCCTGGCAAAAAGCGCAGGCCTATGCGCTCGATCGCCGTCAGGGCAAGTCGCTGATCACCGGTCAGGACTACGCGCCGATCTATGATCACCCTGATGTCCGCCTGATGCTGGCCCAGATGAAGGCCAAGACGGAAGCCGCCCGCGCCATTTGCATGGCAACCGCCGCGGCCATCGACGCCGCCAAGGTGGATGAAGACAACGCCCGCCACAAGCGCCGCGAGGATTTCCTCGTGCCCATCGCCAAGGCGTGGAGCACGGATCGCGCTGTCGAAGTCGCCTCCCTCGGGGTTCAGGTCCATGGCGGCATGGGCTTCATCGAAGAGACCGGCGCGGCGCAATATTACCGCGACGCCCGCATAGCCCCGATCTACGAAGGCACCAATGGCATTCAGGCCGCCGATCTGGTTGGGCGCAAGCTCGGCAGCGATGGCGTGGCCGCGCGTGAACTCGAAGCCGATATTCGCTCCTTCTTGGAAATCAATGCCCTGCAAGCCGATTTTAAAGCGGAATTTGAGCTTCTACATGCTGCCGTCACCGCCTTCTCGGTGGCCTCAGATCATCTGCTGACGCAAAAGACCAAGGCACCGCTCGATGTTGCAACCGGCGCCACCACCTATCTGCAACTCAGCGGCGATCTGATCGGCGGCTGGCTGCTGCTTAAAGGGGCTCTGGTGGCGCAAAGCCAGTTGGCGACGGGCGATGCTGCCTGGCTGAATGACCGCATCAAGCTGGCGCGCCTGTTCTGCGCCCATACGCTCAGCCACGCACCGGCGCACCTCGCCGCCATCAAGTCAGGGTATGGCGCTCTTGATGGTCTGACGCTCAGCCTCGATTAA
- a CDS encoding serine protease, giving the protein MMDVDLTVALIKATVQIDQPISEAKRMVGTGFLISVPKADGTTQIVLVTAAHVFEKMPAADVRIGWRVQGAKGNWSYVPSNMTIRSATGPVWYQHPAQDIAVIPVNVPESLRDSAIPVSWLADDTTFINERVVAGDEMVTLGYPHGLSANVAGFPILRAGRLASYPISPSSTYPTFLIDLTAVPGNSGGPVFMTSQGGKGHTFIAGVLIKQVEDDNQRLELGVVTDAIFVRETINIMLKAQASGAHPSVNLLPTAPAPMRTPGGPTTDTQDMTRRTNARPSEGEGGPIGDTPSN; this is encoded by the coding sequence ATGATGGATGTTGACCTGACCGTGGCGCTGATCAAGGCTACCGTCCAGATCGATCAGCCGATCAGTGAGGCCAAGCGCATGGTCGGCACGGGCTTCCTGATTTCGGTGCCAAAGGCCGACGGCACGACGCAGATCGTGTTGGTCACCGCCGCCCATGTTTTTGAAAAGATGCCGGCGGCCGATGTGCGTATCGGCTGGCGCGTTCAGGGGGCCAAGGGCAACTGGAGTTATGTCCCGTCCAACATGACCATTCGCTCAGCCACGGGGCCGGTCTGGTATCAGCATCCGGCGCAGGATATCGCCGTCATTCCGGTCAATGTGCCGGAATCGTTGCGTGATTCCGCCATTCCCGTCAGTTGGCTGGCCGACGACACCACCTTCATTAACGAGCGCGTGGTGGCTGGCGATGAGATGGTGACGCTGGGCTATCCGCATGGACTTTCGGCCAATGTGGCGGGCTTCCCGATCTTGCGGGCCGGACGCCTGGCCTCCTATCCGATCTCGCCTTCCAGCACCTATCCGACCTTCCTGATCGACCTGACGGCGGTGCCGGGTAATTCCGGTGGTCCGGTTTTCATGACCAGCCAGGGCGGCAAGGGCCATACCTTTATCGCCGGCGTGCTGATCAAACAGGTCGAGGACGACAATCAGCGCCTGGAACTGGGTGTGGTGACCGACGCGATCTTTGTGCGCGAGACCATCAATATCATGCTGAAGGCGCAAGCCAGCGGCGCGCATCCTTCGGTTAACCTGCTGCCAACCGCGCCGGCGCCGATGCGAACGCCGGGCGGCCCGACCACGGACACACAAGACATGACCCGCCGGACCAATGCGCGACCGTCGGAAGGCGAAGGCGGTCCGATCGGCGACACGCCGTCAAATTAA
- a CDS encoding S9 family peptidase, translating into MKSRADRRTFILTSLGASFMTQAGFAATPSETLKEPPLPAQAKAATQPVAPSPARKPFEIVQLGHKRIDNYHWMKDDNWQAVLRDPGLIRADIKAALIDENAYSAAMLESTKALQDEIFNEMKGRIKEDDASVPTADGPWEYYSRFEKGAQHPIIARRPRTKGAFDAAIPSTDDTRAQEQILLNEDERAKTSDFYETSDAQHSPDHTLFAWGEDTQGSEYYKVYVKDLATGDILPNPIESCDGGFTFSPDSKYIFWTWRDENSRPAKVYRRLARGGKDVLVYDEKDDGFFLSIGTLSSDAFISIGAGNHETSETWLIPAATPEALPFVVEPRHEGIQYDIDHWDDRFIIRTNADEAIDFKLMVSTADKPARATWSDLVPHRPGIYVTGSGVYKRHMIRVERENANTRIVITRKADMTEHFIDVAEEAYALGASGGYEYDTDIIRYTYTSPTTPAQTLDYNMETRDKVLRKTQIIPSGHNPKDYIARRLYATAPDGQQVPITVLMKADTRLDGSAPLLLYGYGSYGMPMDPGFSIRSLSLVNRGWVYAIAHTRGGSEKGYGWFLDGRKYKKMNTFTDFIACAESLCDAGYGTRGKIVAYGGSAGGMLMGAVTNLRPDLWAGVIGAVPFVDVLNTMSDTSLPLTPPEWPEWGNPLEDEEAYSYIASYSPYDNITAKAYPPVLATGGLSDTRVTYWEPMKWITALREKSTSDAPMLLKINMEAGHGGASGRFDFLKEIAFDYAFAIWAQEQKALT; encoded by the coding sequence ATGAAAAGCCGTGCCGACCGCAGAACTTTCATTTTGACCTCGCTTGGTGCCAGTTTTATGACCCAGGCTGGTTTTGCCGCCACACCTTCCGAGACGCTCAAGGAGCCTCCATTGCCCGCACAAGCCAAAGCCGCCACCCAGCCTGTCGCGCCCTCACCCGCCCGCAAGCCGTTTGAAATCGTGCAATTGGGCCACAAGCGCATCGATAATTATCACTGGATGAAGGACGATAACTGGCAGGCCGTGCTGCGCGATCCCGGCCTGATCCGTGCCGACATCAAGGCTGCCCTGATCGATGAAAACGCCTATAGCGCCGCCATGCTGGAAAGCACAAAGGCCTTGCAGGACGAGATCTTCAACGAGATGAAGGGACGCATCAAGGAGGACGACGCCTCGGTGCCAACCGCAGATGGCCCTTGGGAATATTATTCTCGCTTCGAAAAAGGCGCCCAGCACCCGATCATCGCCCGCCGTCCACGCACCAAAGGCGCCTTTGACGCCGCGATTCCATCTACCGACGACACCCGCGCGCAAGAGCAGATCCTGCTCAATGAGGACGAACGCGCCAAGACAAGCGACTTTTACGAAACCTCCGACGCCCAGCACAGCCCCGACCACACGCTTTTCGCCTGGGGCGAGGACACGCAAGGCTCGGAATATTACAAGGTTTACGTCAAGGACCTAGCCACCGGCGACATCCTGCCCAACCCGATCGAGAGCTGCGATGGCGGTTTCACCTTCTCGCCCGATTCCAAGTACATCTTCTGGACCTGGCGCGATGAAAACTCTCGCCCGGCCAAGGTGTATCGCCGCCTGGCCAGAGGTGGCAAGGATGTGCTCGTTTATGATGAAAAGGACGACGGCTTCTTCCTGAGCATCGGCACGCTTAGTTCCGACGCCTTCATCAGCATCGGTGCCGGCAATCACGAGACCTCGGAAACCTGGCTCATCCCCGCCGCCACGCCCGAAGCCCTGCCGTTCGTGGTCGAACCGCGTCACGAAGGCATCCAGTACGATATCGACCATTGGGATGACCGCTTTATCATCCGCACCAATGCCGACGAGGCTATTGATTTCAAGCTGATGGTCTCGACCGCCGACAAACCTGCCCGCGCCACCTGGAGCGATCTGGTGCCACACCGCCCGGGCATCTATGTCACCGGTTCCGGCGTCTACAAGCGCCATATGATCCGTGTTGAGCGCGAAAACGCCAATACGCGCATCGTTATCACGCGTAAGGCCGATATGACCGAGCACTTCATCGACGTCGCTGAGGAAGCTTATGCCCTCGGCGCTTCGGGTGGTTATGAGTACGACACCGACATTATCCGCTACACCTACACCTCGCCGACCACACCGGCCCAGACGCTCGATTACAATATGGAGACGCGCGACAAGGTGCTGCGCAAGACGCAGATCATCCCGTCCGGTCACAATCCAAAGGACTATATCGCCCGCCGGCTCTATGCCACCGCGCCCGATGGCCAGCAGGTGCCAATCACCGTCCTGATGAAGGCCGACACCAGGCTCGATGGCTCCGCCCCGTTGTTACTGTATGGCTATGGCTCCTACGGTATGCCGATGGACCCCGGTTTCTCAATTCGTAGTCTTAGCCTCGTCAATCGCGGCTGGGTCTACGCCATCGCCCATACCCGCGGCGGCTCGGAAAAAGGCTACGGCTGGTTCCTCGATGGCCGTAAATATAAGAAAATGAACACCTTTACCGATTTCATCGCCTGCGCCGAAAGCCTGTGCGACGCCGGTTACGGCACGCGGGGCAAGATTGTCGCCTATGGCGGATCGGCCGGCGGCATGCTGATGGGCGCGGTCACCAACCTGCGACCTGACCTTTGGGCCGGCGTTATCGGGGCCGTACCGTTTGTCGACGTGCTCAACACCATGAGCGACACCTCCCTGCCCCTTACCCCGCCGGAATGGCCGGAATGGGGCAATCCATTGGAAGACGAAGAGGCCTATAGCTACATCGCCTCCTACTCGCCTTACGACAACATCACCGCTAAGGCCTATCCGCCGGTGCTGGCCACGGGAGGCTTGAGCGATACGCGCGTCACCTATTGGGAACCGATGAAATGGATCACCGCCCTGCGCGAAAAATCGACATCGGATGCCCCGATGCTGCTCAAAATCAATATGGAGGCCGGTCATGGCGGCGCCTCCGGCCGCTTCGATTTTCTTAAAGAAATTGCCTTCGACTATGCCTTCGCTATCTGGGCGCAGGAGCAGAAGGCTTTGACATGA
- a CDS encoding N-acetyltransferase family protein — translation MIDIRPATEDDFTAITTIYAWNVDNGTGTFALEAPSREEMLAGFHNVTGLRLPYLVAVEGGEVLGYAYAAPFRTRPAYKYGIEDSIYLAPQATGRGLGKALLQRLIDLCTERGLYSMIAVIGDSDNLASIAVHRSLGFEHTGHLPRAGFKFGRWLDVVFMTRDLLPFTLTPEGDGWDD, via the coding sequence ATGATCGATATACGTCCGGCGACGGAAGACGACTTCACCGCAATCACCACCATCTATGCCTGGAACGTCGATAACGGCACCGGCACCTTCGCGCTCGAAGCCCCGTCACGCGAGGAGATGCTGGCCGGTTTTCATAACGTCACGGGCTTGCGCCTGCCTTACCTTGTAGCGGTCGAAGGGGGGGAAGTTCTGGGCTATGCCTATGCCGCTCCCTTCCGCACGCGACCAGCCTATAAGTATGGTATCGAGGACAGCATCTATCTGGCGCCGCAAGCCACCGGTCGCGGCCTAGGCAAGGCGCTGTTGCAAAGACTGATAGACCTCTGCACCGAACGCGGTCTCTACAGCATGATCGCGGTGATTGGCGACAGCGACAATCTCGCCTCCATCGCCGTTCATCGTTCTCTCGGCTTCGAACATACCGGCCATCTGCCGCGCGCTGGCTTCAAGTTCGGGCGCTGGCTCGATGTCGTCTTCATGACCCGCGACCTCCTGCCTTTTACACTGACACCGGAAGGGGATGGTTGGGACGACTAA
- a CDS encoding carbohydrate porin, whose protein sequence is MSVLHPHRKSSSIGFIGFVGLLVLGAVVTTKARADSFETGAVLTTEVNSVVKGGLNVGSSSLSNLDLTAHWQGDNGWEAFGYVLGDFGDDFSANRVGDVQVTSNIDCPDGWRLFEAYGKKNFSDDRGYVMAGLINLNGIFDVQDNATVFLNASHGIGIDYSQTGPSIFPTTGLGLVGEWRLSAHQSVRAGTFDGVPGDPYDTTKFVYIKLSAEEGSHLIGEYQYDFKGGFVKLGAWKNTATLDRLDGTNTSKDNSGAYVQLGFTLIQEASENEQGLKGWVRAGTANDELMAIADYIGGGLVYTGPLKGHDTDQLGFAIAASHFGAPYQASVSESLKREVTYELTYRWDIRDGLSIQPDVQYVQNPFGRSDIDDALVIGVRMKAELR, encoded by the coding sequence ATGTCCGTTCTACACCCACACCGCAAGTCTTCCTCCATCGGTTTTATTGGTTTCGTCGGTCTGCTCGTTCTGGGGGCGGTCGTGACCACCAAGGCGCGCGCCGACAGTTTCGAGACCGGCGCCGTCCTGACGACGGAAGTCAATTCTGTCGTCAAAGGCGGCCTCAATGTCGGCAGCAGTTCGCTCAGCAATCTCGATCTGACGGCCCATTGGCAAGGTGATAACGGCTGGGAAGCCTTCGGCTACGTGCTGGGTGATTTCGGTGATGACTTCTCGGCCAATCGCGTCGGCGACGTGCAGGTGACCTCCAATATCGATTGTCCGGATGGCTGGCGACTGTTCGAGGCCTACGGCAAAAAGAACTTTAGCGATGACCGCGGTTACGTGATGGCCGGCCTGATCAATCTCAACGGCATTTTCGATGTCCAGGACAATGCGACCGTCTTTCTCAATGCCTCGCACGGCATCGGCATCGACTATTCGCAGACCGGCCCGTCCATCTTCCCGACCACAGGTCTTGGTCTCGTAGGCGAATGGCGTTTAAGTGCGCATCAGTCGGTGCGCGCCGGGACGTTCGACGGCGTGCCGGGCGATCCCTACGACACCACGAAGTTCGTTTATATCAAGCTGTCCGCCGAAGAAGGTAGCCATCTGATCGGCGAATACCAGTATGATTTCAAGGGCGGTTTCGTGAAACTGGGCGCCTGGAAAAACACGGCGACGCTCGATCGCCTGGACGGCACCAACACCTCCAAGGATAATAGCGGGGCGTACGTCCAGCTCGGCTTTACGCTTATACAAGAAGCGTCTGAAAATGAGCAGGGCCTGAAAGGTTGGGTCCGTGCCGGCACCGCCAATGACGAGCTCATGGCCATAGCCGACTATATCGGCGGCGGTCTGGTCTATACCGGCCCGCTCAAAGGCCATGATACCGACCAACTGGGCTTCGCTATCGCGGCCTCGCATTTCGGCGCGCCGTATCAGGCGTCTGTCAGCGAATCCCTGAAGCGCGAAGTCACTTATGAACTGACCTATCGCTGGGATATCCGCGACGGCCTGTCGATCCAGCCCGACGTCCAATATGTTCAGAATCCGTTCGGTCGCAGCGATATAGATGACGCCCTGGTCATTGGCGTGCGGATGAAAGCCGAGCTTCGGTGA
- a CDS encoding cyanophycinase, producing MLKPHTRVLMAIVACLAASFIGTLAAQARPTGYKHYELGDLKAPTPDPVSGGLLLMGGGDRNIDAMKWFFAKAGHGHIVILSAAYGPEIGKEFKREVGGILSAETFVFKTRDAAYDPKVIDALKRADGIFISGGDQSDYVKMWRGTPVADIMDAHVLAGKPLAGTSAGLAILGEMLYGCMDSTSLTSPEGLADPFSARNTIEGDFLHLALLKGVLTDTHFKERDRLGRLFAFLAKAQLGRPADATPLLGLGVDESAALAVEPDGSARIYATEADGGAWLVDGASLRVPNKPGPLEVPRIHVIGIGHQSLLHLPDGKVERPSFDRNYSVSGGKMVLSSDEAVAP from the coding sequence ATGCTTAAACCCCACACCCGGGTTCTGATGGCGATTGTCGCCTGCTTAGCTGCCAGTTTTATAGGAACGCTCGCGGCACAGGCAAGGCCCACCGGCTATAAGCATTATGAACTTGGCGATTTGAAAGCGCCGACTCCGGATCCGGTATCTGGCGGCCTGCTCCTCATGGGCGGTGGTGATCGAAACATCGATGCCATGAAGTGGTTTTTTGCCAAGGCCGGGCATGGTCACATCGTTATCCTGAGCGCGGCTTATGGCCCCGAAATCGGCAAGGAATTCAAGCGCGAGGTCGGCGGCATTCTTTCCGCGGAAACCTTCGTGTTCAAGACTCGCGACGCGGCCTACGATCCGAAAGTCATTGACGCCCTGAAGCGCGCGGATGGCATTTTCATCTCGGGTGGTGACCAGTCGGACTATGTCAAAATGTGGCGCGGTACGCCGGTCGCTGACATTATGGACGCACATGTCTTGGCCGGAAAGCCGCTCGCCGGCACCAGCGCGGGTCTCGCGATTTTGGGGGAAATGCTCTATGGCTGCATGGACAGCACCAGCTTGACCTCACCGGAAGGTCTGGCTGATCCTTTTAGCGCTCGTAACACGATCGAAGGCGATTTCCTCCATCTCGCCCTGCTCAAAGGTGTGCTGACCGACACCCATTTCAAGGAGCGCGACAGACTGGGCAGACTGTTTGCCTTTCTGGCCAAGGCGCAACTCGGCCGGCCGGCCGATGCCACCCCGTTATTGGGCCTGGGCGTCGACGAAAGTGCCGCCCTCGCCGTCGAACCGGACGGTTCAGCACGCATCTACGCCACTGAGGCAGACGGCGGCGCCTGGCTGGTGGATGGCGCCTCATTGCGCGTGCCCAACAAGCCCGGTCCACTGGAAGTGCCACGCATCCATGTTATCGGCATTGGACATCAATCCCTGCTTCATCTGCCAGACGGCAAGGTCGAGCGCCCGTCTTTTGATCGCAACTACTCTGTCAGCGGCGGCAAGATGGTTCTTTCCAGCGATGAGGCCGTAGCACCATGA
- a CDS encoding amidohydrolase family protein, with the protein MLRGSGLAAAVLLLLGNPAAASTLITGAMVYDGSGAPARQEFVRVENDRIVAIGKLRPHKGETVIEAKGLALAPGFIDSHSHHDRGDYADRAMPQLLAEGVTTIVVGQDGESSGAFADISKQFTTRPAAVNVAAYTGHGYLRSQVMGTDFKRVATSSEIQAMQRLLDVDMKAGSLGLSTGLEYDPGIYSNHDEVVALARTAAADGGRYISHMRSEDTGFDAALDELLDIGAKTGIPVQISHLKLGIVDRWGDAKTVLAKLDAARARGIKVTADVYPYEYWQSTLTVLFPKRDFTDLSAARFALTHLTTPEGMRLGVYAPDPSLVGHTIAEISAQRHEEPAATYLWLIQTAEAWRSAHPGIEPVEAVIGTAMAPEDVADFIAWPYSNLCSDGMIVSRHPRGAGAFAKMLRVYVREQHRLTLTEAIRKMTSLAAENVGLKGRGLIRPGYKADLVLFDPDQIADRATVETPGALAVGVSDVMVNGVLVYRKAQPTGNYPGEFIKREGQ; encoded by the coding sequence ATGCTGAGAGGATCCGGGCTCGCCGCCGCGGTACTTCTTCTTTTAGGCAACCCCGCAGCGGCCTCTACCCTGATTACGGGCGCCATGGTCTATGATGGTTCCGGTGCCCCTGCCAGGCAGGAATTTGTGAGGGTTGAGAATGATCGCATTGTCGCTATCGGCAAACTGCGCCCCCACAAAGGGGAAACCGTGATCGAGGCGAAGGGGCTGGCACTGGCGCCGGGCTTCATCGACAGCCACAGCCATCATGATCGCGGCGATTACGCGGATCGCGCCATGCCACAACTGTTGGCGGAAGGCGTCACGACTATTGTTGTCGGTCAGGACGGCGAGAGTTCGGGCGCTTTTGCCGACATTTCGAAGCAATTCACGACGCGCCCCGCAGCGGTGAATGTGGCGGCCTATACCGGCCATGGATATCTGCGCTCTCAGGTGATGGGGACGGATTTCAAAAGGGTGGCCACCTCGTCAGAGATACAGGCAATGCAGCGCCTGTTGGACGTGGACATGAAGGCCGGATCTCTCGGGCTGTCGACAGGTCTGGAATATGATCCCGGCATTTACTCAAACCACGACGAAGTGGTGGCACTGGCCCGAACGGCCGCAGCCGACGGGGGCCGCTATATCAGCCATATGCGTAGCGAAGACACGGGTTTCGACGCGGCGCTTGATGAGTTGCTCGACATAGGCGCAAAGACGGGTATCCCGGTCCAGATTTCCCACCTCAAGCTGGGAATCGTCGATCGCTGGGGCGACGCCAAGACCGTGCTGGCCAAACTCGACGCCGCGCGTGCGCGCGGCATCAAGGTCACGGCCGACGTCTACCCCTACGAATATTGGCAGTCGACCCTGACGGTCTTGTTTCCCAAGCGCGATTTCACCGATCTTTCGGCAGCGCGCTTCGCCCTCACCCACCTCACAACGCCTGAGGGCATGCGGCTTGGCGTCTACGCGCCCGACCCGTCATTGGTGGGGCACACGATCGCCGAGATCTCGGCGCAGCGACACGAGGAACCGGCCGCCACCTATCTCTGGCTGATCCAGACCGCTGAGGCCTGGAGATCGGCCCACCCCGGCATAGAACCTGTCGAAGCAGTGATCGGCACCGCGATGGCCCCGGAAGATGTCGCTGACTTCATCGCCTGGCCTTACAGCAATCTATGTTCGGACGGGATGATCGTTTCGCGCCATCCGCGCGGCGCCGGCGCCTTTGCCAAGATGCTGCGGGTTTACGTTCGAGAGCAGCACCGGCTCACCTTGACCGAGGCGATCCGCAAGATGACCTCGCTGGCGGCGGAGAATGTGGGCCTGAAGGGACGCGGCCTGATCCGTCCGGGCTACAAGGCCGATCTGGTGCTGTTCGATCCCGATCAGATCGCAGACCGGGCCACGGTGGAGACTCCGGGCGCCCTGGCTGTCGGTGTTTCCGATGTGATGGTGAATGGTGTGCTGGTGTATCGCAAGGCTCAGCCGACCGGCAACTATCCCGGAGAGTTTATCAAGCGGGAGGGGCAATGA